Proteins encoded together in one Zonotrichia leucophrys gambelii isolate GWCS_2022_RI chromosome 1, RI_Zleu_2.0, whole genome shotgun sequence window:
- the ZBTB21 gene encoding zinc finger and BTB domain-containing protein 21: protein MEGLLHYINPAHAISLLSTLNEERLKGQLCDVVLIVGDQKFRAHKNVLAASSEYFQTLFTNKENESQSVFQLDFCEPDAFDNVLNYIYSSSLFIEKGSLAAVQELGYSLGISFLTNIVSKSPQAPFPSCPMKKILYQDEDESSSQKRSVIVCQNRIEAQAKSVNQTQHDLSHTPKPSPSGAVKAGSRPQVTKPTETLHNLSLTERRWLKEGPVSYTKVHETSGTVEDQSRGALVKRNMVLPQMSLAEKEMASGEPGSSAQLLRGKVAEMSLKRPRPPVLSLRGAAESTFLLREAGKGNGQGEDRNLLYYSKLGLVIPSSGSGPENQSIDRSGPLVKSLLRRSLSMDSQVPIYSPSVDLKPAQVSSCSSPGTNDSQKAFNVASQKSSSKESSEKSALDEKPQVIHPHRLRSFSASQTTDREVASPLSEVRIKTEPSSPLSDPADIIRVTVGDAAASANKDFAFKTEDDRKEPSRLPAKRRFQDDRRPPFKKLKADEQGSPGSEENFEEGSSPTHLDADFPDSDVSKDEYSEMEEARPNKKFKCKHCLKIFRSTAGLHRHVNMYHNPEKPYACDICHKRFHTNFKVWTHCQTQHGIVKNPSPASSSHALLDEKFQRKLIDIVREREIKKALIVKLRRGKQSFQGQSASQAQQVIKRNLRSRTKGAYICTYCGKAYRFLSQFKQHIKMHPGEKPIGGNKAPKQKDHIHIENPVENKEVYQCRLCNAKLSSLIEQGNHERLCRNATVCPYCSLRFSSPELKHEHESKCEYKKLTCLECMRTFKSSFSIWRHQVEVHNQNTMAPSENFSLPLMDHNGEVTSSSRLPSQSESNKMNNFVAAKEDGVFSDSSEQINFDSEDSSCLPEDLSVSKQFKIQIKEEPADDIEDEVTETSREPKDVVSKKDPSLWPCEKCGKIFTLRKQLERHQELLCSVKPFICHVCNKAFRTNFRLWSHFQSHMSQAAEESTNKEPEICPPANSPSPPPLPPPPPLPKIQPLEPDSPTGLPESSAATEKLFVPQESDTLFYHAPPLSAITFKRQYMCKLCHRTFKTAFSLWSHEQTHN from the coding sequence ATGGAGGGGCTCTTGCATTACATAAATCCAGCACATGCCATTTCCCTGCTGAGCACCCTGAACGAGGAGCGTCTCAAGGGACAGCTGTGTGACGTTGTGCTGATCGTAGGAGACCAGAAATTCCGAGCTCATAAGAATGTtctggctgccagcagtgaATATTTCCAGACTCTGTTCACAAATAAGGAGAATGAGTCTCAGTCAGTGTTTCAGCTCGACTTTTGTGAGCCAGATGCTTTTGATAATGTGTTGAACTACATTTATTCTTCATCCTTGTTCATTGAGAAGGGCAGCCTCGCAGCAGTGCAAGAACTGGGCTACAGCCTTGGAATATCTTTTCTTACAAACATTGTTTCCAAGAGTCCTCaagctccttttccttcttgtcCTATGAAAAAAATACTCTACCAAGATGAAGATGAAAGTAGTTCTCAGAAGAGAAGTGTCATTGTCTGTCAGAACAGAATTGAAGCACAAGCGAAAAGCGTAAATCAAACACAGCACGACTTAAGCCATACTCCTAAACCTTCACCCTCTGGGGCTGTCAAAGCTGGCAGCAGACCACAGGTAACAAAACCAACTGAAACCCTTCACAACTTATCACTGACTGAAAGGAGGTGGCTGAAAGAAGGCCCTGTGAGCTATACAAAGGTTCATGAAACTTCTGGAACTGTGGAGGATCAGAGCAGAGGTGCTTTAGTGAAAAGGAACATGGTGCTGCCTCAGATGTCTTtggcagagaaagaaatggCAAGCGGCGAGCCAGGAAGCAGCGCTCAGCTTCTGAGAGGAAAGGTTGCAGAGATGTCATTGAAAAGACCACGTCCACCAGTCTTGTCTCTGCGTGGGGCAGCGGAATCCACGTTTCTGTTGCgagaggcaggaaaaggaaatggtcAAGGGGAAGACAGGAATTTGCTCTACTACTCCAAGTTAGGGCTGGTAATCCCATCTAGTGGGTCTGGCCCAGAAAACCAAAGTATTGACAGAAGTGGGccccttgtaaaaagtctccTTCGAAGGTCACTTTCCATGGACAGCCAGGTTCCTATTTACTCACCTTCTGTTGACCTAAAACCTGCACAGGTATCCTCATGCTCCTCACCGGGAACTAACGATTCCCAGAAGGCATTTAATGTTGCATCCCAAAAGTCATCCTCGAAAGAGTCATCGGAGAAGTCGGCCTTGGATGAGAAGCCACAGGTAATACACCCACATCGCCTTAGGTCTTTCAGTGCCTCTCAGACAACGGATCGGGAGGTGGCTTCCCCTCTCTCAGAGGTGAGGATCAAAACTGAGCCCAGCAGTCCCCTCTCAGATCCTGCTGACATCATCCGAGTCACGGTGGGTGATGCTGCAGCATCGGCAAACAAagactttgcttttaaaactgaGGATGATCGTAAGGAACCGAGCAGACTTCCAGCCAAAAGGAGGTTCCAGGATGATAGGAGGCCACCATTCAAGAAGCTGAAGGCGGATGAGCAGGGTTCTCCTGGCTCAGAAGAGAACTTTGAGGAAGGCTCGAGCCCCACGCACCTTGATGCCGATTTCCCTGATTCTGATGTCAGCAAAGATGAATACAGCGAGATGGAAGAAGCAAGaccaaataaaaaatttaaatgtaaacaCTGCCTTAAAATTTTCAGATCAACAGCAGGTCTTCATCGCCATGTTAACATGTATCACAATCCAGAGAAGCCCTATGCTTGTGACATCTGCCACAAGAGATTCCACACCAATTTCAAAGTGTGGACACACTGCCAGACACAACATGGAATTGTGAAGAATCCCTCACCAGCTTCCAGTTCACATGCCCTTTTGGATGAAAAATTCCAAAGAAAACTGATCGATATAGTGAGGGAGAGAGAAATCAAAAAAGCTCTGATTGTGAAACTGAGACGTGGCAAGCAGAGCTTTCAGGGCCAGTCGGCTTCCCAAGCACAACAAGTCATCAAAAGGAATTTAAGGTCGAGAACCAAAGGAGCCTATATTTGTACCTACTGTGGGAAAGCTTATCGTTTCCTCTCCCAGTTCAAACAGCACATAAAAATGCACCCTGGGGAGAAGCCCATTGGAGGGAATAAGGCTCCCAAGCAGAAAGATCACATTCATATTGAAAACCCCGTGGAAAACAAGGAGGTTTATCAGTGCCGTCTCTGCAATGCCAAGCTCTCCTCGCTGATTGAACAGGGAAACCACGAGCGACTCTGTAGGAACGCCACTGTCTGTCCTTACTGCAGCCTTAGGTTTTCTTCTCCAGAGCTGAAGCACGAGCATGAGAGCAAGTGTGAGTACAAGAAGCTGACTTGCCTTGAGTGCATGCGCACCTTCAAATCATCCTTCAGCATCTGGCGCCATCAGGTTGAAGTTCACAATCAGAACACAATGGCTCCATCAGAGAACTTCTCTTTGCCCCTCATGGATCACAATGGAGAAGTCACCAGTTCCTCACGGCTGCCTTCGCAGTCGGAATCCAATAAAATGAACAATTTTGTTGCTGCAAAGGAGGACGGCGTGTTCAGTGATTCGTCAGAACAAATCAATTTTGATTCTGAAGACTCTTCATGCCTGCCTGAAGACTTAAGTGTTTCCAAGCAGTTTAAAATCCAGATCAAAGAAGAGCCTGCAGATGACATAGAGGACGAGGTCACTGAAACGAGCAGGGAACCCAAGGACGTAGTCTCCAAGAAAGATCCCAGTTTGTGGCCCTGTGAGAAGTGTGGGAAGATTTTCACCTTGCGCAAGCAGCTGGAGCGGCACCAGGAGCTCCTGTGCTCGGTGAAGCCCTTCATCTGCCACGTGTGCAACAAGGCCTTCCGAACCAATTTCCGCCTCTGGAGCCACTTCCAGTCTCACAtgtcccaggctgcagaggagtCCACAAACAAAGAGCCTGAGATATGTCCACCAGCCAATTCCCCATCACCCCCACCCTTACCCCCACCCCCTCCTCTGCCCAAAATCCAGCCTCTGGAGCCCGACAGCCCCACGGGCCTGCCGGAGAGCTCGGCTGCTACTGAGAAGCTGTTCGTGCCGCAGGAGTCGGACACACTCTTCTACCACGCGCCGCCGCTCTCGGCCATCACCTTCAAGAGACAGTACATGTGCAAACTCTGCCACAGGACTTTCAAAACAGCTTTCAGCCTCTGGAGCCACGAACAGACACACAATTAG